GACCTGGATTAAGTGACTATAGATTGGGACAAAAAGGAGGTGCAGAGCATATTACTTTAAATCAAACTCAAATGCCTAGTCATACACATGCCGCTTCTGCAGCAGATGTAACAGTAGAAATAAAAGCTAGTTCTGCTGAAGCTGATTTGCATACTCCAGCAGCGGGATCTTTTTTGGCAGCAGGAAATGAAGTTAACGGTAGAGGAACAGACCCTATACAAATGTATAATTCTTCTACTCCAGATATTACTTTAGGCGGAGGTTCAACAACTTCTAGTAATGTAACAATTGGTAATACTGGAGGTAATTTATCTCATGAAAACAGACAACCTTTTATTGCAATTAATTATATTATTGCTATGCAAGGTATTTTCCCTTCAAGAAGTTAATCTTCTTAAAAAATTATTATAATAAAGTCAGATTTAAAAATCTGACTTTTTGGTTTAATAACTATAAACTTTGTGTAGGAAAAATTATTAAAACACTTCTTTAAAAAAACAGGTATTTATACTTGTTTTTTTTAGCTTTTTTAAAATTAAATTTGAAATCTAATATTAAGTCTCAAATTATGAAAAAAACAATACTTTATTTAATTGCTTTTTGTAGCTTTTTTTTAACAGAAATTTCTTTTGCACAAACAACAGAAGTCTTTGAAGATGAAACAGAAGGAGCAACTTCTTTTACTCATAGTGGACAAACATTTAACATAACCTCTACTGTTGCTGCAGAAACATATGATATTGAAAGTTTTGGTGGAGCCGGTTGGAGTGGTACTGCTGCTGATAATCAATTTATTGATAATTCATTTACTGGAGACAATACAAATAATGGAACTAATTTTACCATAAAAACGAACAACTCAAATAATTTTACTGTAAAAGAACTATACCTATTTTGTTCTACGAAATCATTAGCTGCACATAGTGGTACCTTAACAATAACTGGTAAATTAAACGGTAATGCTACAGCAGTATTTACAATTACTAAAAATTCAGGTTTTGCAAATCCAGCTACTTTTTCGCCAAATAATGGTTACACTCATATTAATTTTTCTACTGAAGGTGGAGGTGACAATTCTAATAAGGTTATTGATGAATTAGTTTTTTCAAGTACAAGTAACTTAGATTACTTGGGCTTAGATGCTTTTAAATGGGAGGCAGCTGCTTCTAATACGACTCCAGTAATAGGGGGTACATCAGCTGGTCAAGCTGTAAATGATAATAGTACAATATCTCCTTTTTCTGCCATAACAACATCAGATGCAGATGGAGATAATTTAACTGCTACCATTGCTTTAAACAGTTATGCAAATGGTGTGCTTACTGGTGCTTCATCAGGTTCTGGGCCCTATGCAATTACTAGTCGTACTCCAGCAGCAATGCAAACGGCATTACAAGCTTTAGTTTTTAACCCAACAGACAATAGATCAGCTACCACAGAAACTACAACTTTTACTATTGTTGTAAATGATGGTACTGTAGATGCTACAAATAATGCTACTACTGTTATTTCAAATGCAGTTGCACCAACAGTTACTTCAATAAATTCTTCAACAGCAAATGGTACCTATAAAACAGGAGATAATATAATAATTACGGCTACATTTTCTGAAAACATAACTGTTACTGGAACCCCAACAATTACTTTAGAAACGGGTACAACAGATAGAACTGTAAATTATAATGGAACTGGTAGTGGAACAAATACACTTCAATTTACCTATACTGTTCAAGCTGATGACATTAGTGCAGATTTAGATTATGTTGCAACAAACTCATTAACAGCAGGAACAAGTATAAGAGATTCTGGTAATAAAGATGCAACATTGACTTTACCAACTCCAGGAGCAGCAAACTCTTTAGGTGCTAATAAAGCTTTAGTTATTGATGGAGTAATTCCTACTTTAAGTAGTTCTTCTCCTTCAGATAATGCTACTAATGTTGTTATTAGTAATAACATAGAATTAACTTTTTCTGAAAACATCAGCAAAGGAACTAGTGGAAATATTATTATCAAAAAAACATCTGATAACAGTATTGTAGAAACTATTGCAGTTACCTCTGGTTCTGTTTCAATAACAACAACTAAAGCTACAATTAATCCTTCATCAGACTTAAATTTAAATACTGAATACTATGTTCAAATAGATAATACTGCTTTTAAAGATGCTGCAAACAATAACTATGCAGGTATTTTAAACACAACAGATTTAAGTTTTACAACAGAAGCTAACCAAACCAATAGTTACACTGTTGCATCTGGCAATTGGTCAGTAACAAGTAACTGGTCTTTAGGCAGATTACCAATAAGTACAGACAATGTTAATATAGGTACCAACACTATTAATTTAGACATAAGCAATGTTACTGTTAACGATTTAAGTATTAGCATAGGTGGAGCTTTCAATATACTAGGTGGTAGATCTATTACAATTAATGGTGATTTGAACCAAAATGGAACGCTAAATATATTATCAAATGCTTCTACTAATGGTTCTTTAATTGTTAAAGGAAATCATACAGGGATTAGTAATGTTGATTATCACAGATATTTATCTACAAACTGGCATTTAATTTCTGC
The window above is part of the Polaribacter sp. SA4-12 genome. Proteins encoded here:
- a CDS encoding Ig-like domain-containing protein, which gives rise to MKKTILYLIAFCSFFLTEISFAQTTEVFEDETEGATSFTHSGQTFNITSTVAAETYDIESFGGAGWSGTAADNQFIDNSFTGDNTNNGTNFTIKTNNSNNFTVKELYLFCSTKSLAAHSGTLTITGKLNGNATAVFTITKNSGFANPATFSPNNGYTHINFSTEGGGDNSNKVIDELVFSSTSNLDYLGLDAFKWEAAASNTTPVIGGTSAGQAVNDNSTISPFSAITTSDADGDNLTATIALNSYANGVLTGASSGSGPYAITSRTPAAMQTALQALVFNPTDNRSATTETTTFTIVVNDGTVDATNNATTVISNAVAPTVTSINSSTANGTYKTGDNIIITATFSENITVTGTPTITLETGTTDRTVNYNGTGSGTNTLQFTYTVQADDISADLDYVATNSLTAGTSIRDSGNKDATLTLPTPGAANSLGANKALVIDGVIPTLSSSSPSDNATNVVISNNIELTFSENISKGTSGNIIIKKTSDNSIVETIAVTSGSVSITTTKATINPSSDLNLNTEYYVQIDNTAFKDAANNNYAGILNTTDLSFTTEANQTNSYTVASGNWSVTSNWSLGRLPISTDNVNIGTNTINLDISNVTVNDLSISIGGAFNILGGRSITINGDLNQNGTLNILSNASTNGSLIVKGNHTGISNVDYHRYLSTNWHLISAPISGKNISNFSGNVNTSGNNYGVAPYVNNVVSAFRWNYYTGATGAGTGVNPLTTAGTFTAGKGYSIQKSTGGTLNFSGALNTTDKTFPITDGGDNPAGNRWNLVGNPYTAFLNGSNAADATNNFLKVNFDAGNLDPSRAGLYLWDGTAYVEKSVDDAAFYIAPGQGFFVHAPDAGGTSVSFTEDMETHQTGNIFLRSGTSYPEIILQLTDGTKNSSTKIRYIENKTTGLDPGSDVGTFTGVSSSFNVFTHLLSNSDGTDFAIQALPNSDYENMIIPVGINAEIGKEVTFSLNASNFSSVLKIFLEDRLTNTFTRLDEANSSYKVTLTEALNGIGRFYMHTTNSALSVDTNVALENISIYKLDNATLRIAGLSKNDVSFKLFTLLGKEVLKSSFTSNGVKDISLPKLARGVYLVQLETENGKLNKKIILE
- a CDS encoding phage tail protein — translated: MDPMMASIMLFAGNFAPRGWAFCDGQLLPISQYSALFSLLGTTYGGDGRTTFGLPDLRGRAPIGPRNGPGLSDYRLGQKGGAEHITLNQTQMPSHTHAASAADVTVEIKASSAEADLHTPAAGSFLAAGNEVNGRGTDPIQMYNSSTPDITLGGGSTTSSNVTIGNTGGNLSHENRQPFIAINYIIAMQGIFPSRS